A genomic stretch from Aedes albopictus strain Foshan chromosome 2, AalbF5, whole genome shotgun sequence includes:
- the LOC109401393 gene encoding 3-oxoacyl-[acyl-carrier-protein] reductase FabG produces the protein MDFTGKVVLITGASSGIGAATAKHFTKLGAQVVMTGRNADSLKKCGAECVGKQKPLLLLADVTKQEDNARVIEETIGKFDKLDVLVNNAGRGVFGSIETTSLDQLDDMLNINLKGAYHLTMLAVPHLIKSKGNIVNVSSITGLKPFPNSLAYCISKAALDQFTKVIALELAPKKVRVNSVNPAVIATDFQNREGMSPTRYAAFVKHSETTHALGRIGQPREVAEAIAFLAADSASFITGTILAVDGGRTIMGPI, from the exons ATGGATTTCACCGGCAAAGTAGTTCTAATCACTGGTGCAAGCAGTGGGATTGGGGCCGCCACAGCAAAGCATTTTACCAAATTGGGTGCCCAGGTGGTAATGACCGGTAGGAATGCCGACAGCCTCAAGAAATGTGGAGCGGAATGTGTAGGAAAGCAGAAGCCTTTGCTGTTGCTGGCCGACGTGACAAAGCAGGAAGACAATGCTCGGGTTATTGAGGAAACGATCGGGAAGTTTGATAAGTTGGATGTGCTGGTGAACAACGCTGGTAGGGGAGTATTTGGAAGTATCGAAACCACGAGTTTGGATCAACTGGACGACATGCTGAACATCAACTTGAAAGGAGCTTACCATCTGACGATGCTGGCCGTCCCTCATCTGATCAAAAGCAAAGGAAACATCGTAAACGTTTCGAGCATCACTGGGTTGAAACCATTCCCCAACTCTTTAGCGTATTGCATATCAAAAGCCGCTTTGGACCAATTCACAAAGGTGATTGCTCTTGAACTTGCACCGAAGAAGGTCCGAGTTAATTCAGTGAATCCAG CGGTTATTGCAACTGATTTCCAGAACCGCGAAGGTATGAGCCCTACACGGTACGCAGCCTTCGTGAAGCACAGCGAGACGACACACGCGCTTGGTCGGATTGGACAACCCAGAGAGGTAGCCGAAGCTATAGCTTTCCTCGCGGCGGATTCAGCCAGCTTTATCACGGGAACTATCCTCGCTGTCGATGGCGGAAGGACCATTATGGGACCGATATAG